The proteins below are encoded in one region of Aeromonas jandaei:
- a CDS encoding aldo/keto reductase: MSVSRISLHPQGPTFSRIIMGYWRLMEWHLTPAALLDLMKYHLDLGVTTVDHADIYGGYQCEEAFGNALRLEPSLRDRMEIVTKCGIALTAKPQHALNHYNTGKAHIIASADASLHKLGTDYLDLLLIHRPDPLMNADEVADAFITLKQAGKIKHAGVSNFTARQFELLQSRLPFPLVTNQLEISPLHQEGTLDGTLDQCQQLNIKPMAWSCLGGGRLFNDHACEPLRAELERIRAEVGAQTIEQVVYAWVMMLPSQPLPLIGSGKRERIAAAVASESIKLDRQQWFRIRKAALGYDVP, encoded by the coding sequence ATGTCTGTATCCCGCATCAGCCTGCACCCGCAAGGCCCCACCTTCTCCCGCATCATCATGGGGTACTGGCGCCTGATGGAGTGGCATCTCACCCCGGCCGCCCTGCTCGATCTGATGAAATACCATCTGGATCTGGGTGTTACCACTGTCGATCACGCCGACATTTACGGTGGCTACCAGTGCGAGGAGGCCTTTGGCAACGCTCTGCGTCTTGAGCCTTCCCTACGTGACCGGATGGAGATCGTCACCAAGTGCGGTATCGCCCTCACTGCCAAACCGCAGCACGCTCTCAACCACTACAACACCGGCAAGGCCCATATCATCGCCAGTGCCGACGCCTCGCTGCACAAGCTCGGCACCGACTATCTGGATCTGCTGCTGATCCACCGTCCGGATCCCCTGATGAACGCCGATGAGGTCGCCGATGCCTTCATCACCCTGAAGCAGGCTGGCAAGATCAAACATGCCGGGGTCTCCAACTTCACCGCGCGCCAGTTTGAACTGCTGCAATCCCGCCTCCCCTTCCCGCTGGTAACCAACCAGCTGGAGATCTCGCCGCTGCATCAGGAGGGGACGCTCGATGGCACTCTGGACCAATGCCAACAGCTCAATATCAAACCGATGGCATGGTCATGCCTGGGCGGTGGCCGGCTGTTCAACGATCACGCTTGCGAGCCGCTGCGGGCTGAGCTTGAGCGGATCCGCGCTGAAGTGGGAGCCCAGACCATCGAACAGGTGGTCTATGCCTGGGTCATGATGCTGCCAAGCCAGCCGCTGCCACTGATCGGTTCAGGCAAACGGGAACGGATTGCAGCTGCCGTTGCATCGGAGTCCATCAAACTTGATCGTCAACAGTGGTTCCGCATTCGCAAGGCTGCACTCGGTTACGACGTACCCTGA
- a CDS encoding amino acid ABC transporter ATP-binding protein, with translation MILSGTCSLLSSQPCVRFCGVNKFYGDFQALNQIDLTIERGEKWVICGPSGSGKSTLIRTINGLEGIDSGQLSLFGEPVSPAYVRRLKGRVGMVFQQFNLFPHMTVLENLMVAPMHTLGLSPQAARERALGLLERVRIQAQADKYPHQLSGGQQQRVAIARSLCMQPELMLFDEPTSALDPEMIREVLDVIRELADEGMTLICVTHEMGFARQVADRVIFMDEGRIIESAPPAQLFGNPAQPRTRAFLEQVLSYHD, from the coding sequence ATGATTCTCAGTGGAACCTGCTCATTGCTCAGCTCGCAACCCTGCGTACGCTTTTGTGGCGTCAACAAATTCTACGGCGACTTTCAGGCCCTCAATCAGATTGACCTCACCATAGAGCGGGGAGAAAAGTGGGTGATCTGCGGCCCCTCGGGCTCCGGCAAATCGACCCTGATCCGCACCATAAACGGGCTGGAGGGGATCGATAGCGGCCAGCTATCCCTCTTTGGCGAACCGGTAAGCCCCGCCTATGTGCGCCGCCTCAAGGGGCGGGTCGGCATGGTATTTCAGCAATTCAACCTCTTTCCCCATATGACGGTGTTGGAAAACCTGATGGTGGCACCGATGCATACCCTGGGATTGTCGCCACAAGCGGCGCGGGAGAGGGCGCTCGGCCTGCTCGAGCGGGTACGCATTCAGGCACAGGCTGACAAATACCCCCACCAGCTCTCCGGCGGTCAGCAGCAACGGGTCGCCATCGCCCGCTCTCTCTGCATGCAGCCTGAGTTAATGCTGTTCGACGAGCCCACCTCCGCCCTCGATCCCGAGATGATCCGCGAAGTGCTGGATGTGATCCGCGAGCTGGCGGACGAGGGCATGACCCTGATCTGCGTTACCCACGAGATGGGCTTTGCCCGCCAGGTGGCCGATCGGGTCATCTTTATGGATGAGGGGCGGATCATCGAATCGGCCCCACCCGCCCAGCTGTTTGGCAACCCGGCCCAGCCTCGAACCAGAGCCTTTCTGGAGCAGGTGCTCAGCTACCATGACTAA
- a CDS encoding transporter substrate-binding domain-containing protein, with protein MTISIKTALSGAALLLATLLTPAHADTAPSATQARIEQSGTLRVGMSTFAPWAMRDKQGALIGFEIDVARRLATDLGWQVEFVPTAWDGIIPSLLAKKYDVIIGGLTITPEREKSVRFTHPYSHSGVQLAASSTLAKEKKTIADFNQRGVILAVRRGASPVQVAKANFPKATLRQFDDESQVFQEVLNGRAHGALSSSPKPEQETLRHPDALFMPFAKQLAQGDEGFALRKGDDALAEQFNEWIAARQADGWLKARHDYWFKSLAWESQVANP; from the coding sequence ATGACGATTTCCATCAAAACCGCGCTATCGGGTGCCGCCCTGCTGCTGGCGACCCTTTTGACACCGGCACATGCAGACACGGCCCCTTCCGCTACCCAGGCCCGGATCGAGCAGAGCGGCACCCTGCGGGTCGGCATGTCCACCTTCGCCCCCTGGGCGATGCGGGACAAGCAAGGGGCGCTGATCGGCTTTGAGATCGATGTCGCCCGGCGCCTCGCTACCGATCTCGGCTGGCAAGTGGAGTTTGTACCCACCGCTTGGGATGGCATCATCCCCTCTCTGCTGGCGAAAAAGTACGACGTCATCATCGGTGGCCTCACCATCACCCCGGAGCGGGAGAAGAGCGTGCGCTTCACTCACCCCTATTCCCACTCGGGCGTTCAGCTGGCCGCCTCCAGCACGCTGGCCAAAGAGAAGAAAACCATTGCTGACTTCAACCAGCGCGGGGTGATCCTGGCGGTACGCCGTGGCGCATCGCCGGTACAGGTGGCCAAGGCCAACTTCCCCAAAGCAACCCTGCGCCAGTTTGACGATGAATCTCAGGTATTTCAGGAGGTGTTGAACGGTCGCGCCCACGGCGCTCTCTCCTCCTCGCCAAAACCGGAGCAGGAGACGTTGCGCCACCCCGATGCCCTGTTCATGCCCTTTGCCAAGCAGCTGGCTCAGGGCGATGAGGGGTTTGCCCTGCGCAAGGGGGATGACGCGCTGGCTGAACAGTTCAACGAGTGGATCGCCGCCCGTCAGGCCGATGGCTGGCTCAAGGCCCGTCACGACTACTGGTTCAAGTCGCTGGCATGGGAATCACAGGTCGCCAACCCCTGA
- the ltaE gene encoding low-specificity L-threonine aldolase, with translation MRYIDLRSDTVTQPTDAMRQAMLHAEVGDDVYGEDPSVNVLEAYGAKLLGKQAALFVPSGTMSNLLAVMSHCQRGEGAILGAGAHIYRFEAQGSAVLGSVALQPLPMQRDGTLAFDEIKAALAPDDAHFVQTRLICLENTHNGKVLPLSYLQEMGAFVAKHGLKLHLDGARLFNAAVASDTPAEAIAAPFDSISICLSKGLGAPVGSLLVGDRDFIARARRLRKMVGGGMRQAGMLAQAGLFALEQHVARLADDHRRAKRLAEGLAALPGIELDLSLVQSNMVFLRLAKGEPAQLLAFMKERGILFSGYGELRLVTHLQINDDDIEEVIDAFTEYLGAR, from the coding sequence ATGCGCTATATCGATTTACGAAGTGATACGGTTACCCAGCCGACAGATGCCATGCGTCAGGCCATGCTCCATGCCGAAGTCGGTGACGATGTTTACGGCGAAGATCCGAGCGTCAATGTGCTGGAAGCATATGGGGCCAAGTTGCTTGGCAAGCAGGCTGCTCTGTTTGTGCCATCGGGAACCATGTCCAATCTGCTGGCGGTCATGAGCCATTGCCAGCGCGGTGAAGGCGCCATTCTTGGTGCTGGCGCCCATATCTACCGCTTTGAAGCACAGGGGAGTGCGGTGCTCGGCTCTGTGGCGCTGCAACCGCTGCCCATGCAGCGTGATGGCACCCTGGCCTTCGACGAAATCAAGGCCGCTCTGGCGCCTGATGATGCACATTTTGTCCAGACTCGCCTTATCTGTCTTGAGAACACCCATAACGGCAAGGTGCTGCCACTCTCCTACCTGCAAGAGATGGGGGCCTTCGTTGCCAAGCATGGTCTGAAACTGCATCTCGACGGGGCCCGGTTGTTCAATGCCGCCGTTGCCAGCGATACCCCGGCGGAGGCTATTGCCGCGCCGTTTGACAGCATCTCGATTTGTCTTTCCAAAGGGCTGGGTGCCCCGGTGGGATCTCTGCTGGTCGGTGATCGTGACTTTATCGCCCGGGCTCGTCGTCTGCGCAAAATGGTAGGTGGTGGCATGCGTCAGGCGGGGATGCTGGCACAAGCAGGCCTGTTTGCCCTCGAGCAACATGTTGCGCGCTTGGCCGATGATCATCGCCGTGCCAAACGGTTGGCCGAAGGGTTGGCTGCGCTGCCGGGCATCGAGCTCGATCTTTCGCTGGTACAGAGCAACATGGTATTTCTGCGCCTTGCCAAAGGGGAGCCGGCACAGCTGCTCGCTTTTATGAAGGAGCGGGGCATTCTCTTCTCCGGTTATGGCGAGCTGCGTCTGGTGACCCATCTGCAGATCAATGACGACGATATCGAAGAGGTGATCGACGCCTTTACCGAGTATCTCGGGGCGCGTTGA
- a CDS encoding putative bifunctional diguanylate cyclase/phosphodiesterase, translating into MDVLHTPIWVYDIEHHHIFWANRAALLVWEAASLDELCARDFSADMATAIDLLLQRYLGDFQLGRSYNEWWTLSPKGIKKQIYLRLSGVQIAGRLMMMTEAVLDSDTLYQESSLATGDTLACLFDSKGAFESGNYHFEMCFGHRITQLSQVFANKDGGFYQKLSRLDEVVTEGECRTLKGMRWFQYQFRYIQQGARILLTMRDITDRKLEELEHRHLAWHDSLTGLLNRYGLMKSLEAYCGLGERFALVFMDLDNFKLVNDNYGHKAGDRLLERVAGRLKQICPRDVELARLGGDEFTALVPLGSNGERAQEIADQMLSQMTRPLQLSGLPEVTIGGSIGIAIYPDDADDGDNLITRADMAMYQAKQMGRLRWQRFTPSMQQTLQRKLNLKQFLAKAIGRQELSLCYQPQVDTAKGALIGYEALLRWYNPILGHVSPVEFIPLAEEMGLIREIGSWVLGTALAQVAQWEKQFGKRVPVSVNLSGFQLSSSLPVQVRQLLELYGVEASLLTLELTETVLMLDMKGCLGILDALSDQGINIAIDDFGTGYSSLAYLNRLPIDTIKLDRSFVVGLNLPVIRATAAMATSLGLGIMAEGVEEPHELDALQTQGCHVFQGYLFSKPLTVAQVEESGFVVECPVGRYPLVSI; encoded by the coding sequence ATGGACGTGCTGCATACACCGATCTGGGTGTATGACATCGAGCATCACCATATTTTCTGGGCAAACCGTGCCGCACTCTTGGTGTGGGAGGCAGCCTCCCTTGACGAGCTGTGTGCGCGGGATTTCTCTGCCGATATGGCAACCGCCATCGACCTGCTGTTGCAGCGTTATCTCGGCGATTTTCAGCTGGGGCGCAGCTACAACGAGTGGTGGACCCTCTCGCCAAAGGGGATAAAAAAGCAGATTTATCTGCGTCTTTCCGGGGTGCAGATCGCGGGGCGTTTGATGATGATGACCGAGGCGGTGCTCGACTCGGATACCCTCTATCAGGAATCTTCTCTGGCGACTGGCGATACCCTGGCCTGTCTGTTTGACAGCAAAGGGGCGTTCGAGAGTGGCAATTACCACTTCGAGATGTGCTTTGGCCACAGGATCACCCAGCTCTCCCAGGTTTTTGCCAACAAGGATGGCGGCTTTTACCAGAAGCTGTCCCGTCTTGATGAGGTGGTGACCGAGGGGGAGTGCCGCACCCTCAAGGGGATGCGCTGGTTCCAGTATCAGTTCCGTTACATCCAGCAAGGGGCGCGGATCCTGCTCACCATGCGGGATATCACAGATCGCAAACTGGAAGAGCTGGAGCATCGCCACCTTGCCTGGCACGACTCCCTGACCGGATTGCTCAACCGTTATGGCTTGATGAAATCCCTCGAGGCCTATTGCGGCCTGGGTGAGCGTTTTGCTCTGGTCTTCATGGATCTGGATAATTTCAAGCTGGTCAACGACAACTACGGCCACAAGGCGGGCGATCGCCTGCTGGAGCGGGTCGCCGGTCGTCTCAAGCAGATTTGTCCGCGAGACGTGGAGCTGGCGCGCCTTGGTGGAGACGAGTTTACTGCGCTGGTACCGCTTGGCAGCAACGGCGAACGGGCTCAGGAGATCGCCGATCAGATGCTCTCCCAGATGACTCGCCCGCTGCAACTGAGTGGCCTGCCGGAAGTGACCATTGGCGGCAGTATCGGTATTGCCATCTATCCCGATGACGCGGATGACGGTGACAACCTGATCACCCGGGCCGATATGGCCATGTATCAGGCCAAGCAGATGGGACGGCTGCGTTGGCAGCGTTTTACTCCCAGCATGCAGCAGACCCTGCAGCGCAAGTTGAACCTCAAGCAGTTCCTGGCCAAGGCAATTGGCCGGCAGGAGCTGAGTCTCTGTTACCAGCCGCAGGTGGATACAGCAAAAGGCGCGCTGATTGGCTACGAAGCGCTGCTGCGCTGGTACAACCCGATACTGGGTCATGTCTCGCCTGTGGAGTTTATTCCGCTGGCGGAGGAGATGGGGCTGATCCGCGAGATCGGCAGCTGGGTGCTTGGCACCGCGCTGGCTCAGGTGGCGCAGTGGGAAAAGCAGTTTGGCAAGCGAGTGCCCGTTTCGGTGAATCTCTCCGGTTTCCAGCTATCTTCCTCGTTGCCGGTGCAGGTGCGTCAGCTGCTTGAGCTGTATGGCGTTGAGGCATCGCTCCTGACTCTGGAGCTGACCGAAACCGTATTGATGCTCGATATGAAGGGGTGTCTCGGTATTCTGGATGCCTTGAGCGATCAGGGAATCAATATCGCCATCGACGATTTCGGCACCGGCTACTCATCACTGGCCTACCTCAATCGGCTGCCTATCGACACCATCAAGCTGGATCGCTCCTTTGTGGTCGGGCTCAATCTGCCGGTGATCCGGGCGACAGCCGCCATGGCTACCAGCCTTGGTCTCGGCATCATGGCCGAAGGGGTAGAGGAGCCACATGAGCTTGATGCGCTGCAGACTCAGGGGTGCCATGTGTTCCAGGGCTATCTCTTCAGCAAGCCGCTGACGGTGGCGCAAGTCGAGGAGAGCGGCTTTGTGGTCGAGTGTCCGGTAGGGCGTTATCCACTGGTCAGCATTTGA
- a CDS encoding PAS domain-containing protein encodes MEIREFHWLMNIVQNLDVGLVVLDKEYKVQVWNGFMESHSGRLAGEVRDGVLFDLFPDVDRAWFERKANMVFKLNNRAFSTWEQKPYLLRFSNYRPITGSAPHMFQNLTLVPLADFGGQVTHIAVMIYDATDEAMLMSGQRQA; translated from the coding sequence ATGGAAATCCGCGAATTTCACTGGTTGATGAACATAGTCCAGAACCTGGACGTTGGATTGGTGGTGCTCGACAAGGAGTACAAGGTTCAGGTGTGGAACGGCTTTATGGAGAGCCACAGCGGACGGCTGGCCGGCGAAGTCCGCGATGGCGTGCTGTTCGACCTCTTCCCCGATGTGGATCGGGCCTGGTTCGAGCGCAAGGCCAATATGGTATTCAAGCTGAACAACCGCGCCTTCAGCACTTGGGAACAGAAACCCTATCTGCTGCGCTTCTCCAACTACCGCCCCATCACCGGCTCGGCCCCCCATATGTTCCAGAATCTGACGCTAGTGCCACTCGCCGATTTCGGTGGTCAGGTGACCCACATCGCGGTGATGATCTACGATGCCACTGATGAAGCCATGCTGATGAGCGGCCAGCGGCAGGCGTGA
- a CDS encoding SDR family oxidoreductase, translating to MSYLILGSGALGSALARELMARDETFLLAGRDYPKGLPVGSFFPLQEVDVISFDALFTTYDVDPLPSVVINTIGLLHDARSMPERRVEEVVPKWLCDSLLANAWPTLALAARLSRMMKDDHQIWLCAISDLAGSISANESGGRYSYRMSKAALDMGVKTLALEWAERFAQAGVIAIAPGLMDSPMNAPFLAELPADQLQDPAEVASKLLNLIDGLSLSQSGQLLDLNGQQLPW from the coding sequence ATGAGTTATCTGATCCTCGGAAGCGGTGCGCTTGGCTCGGCGCTGGCAAGAGAGCTGATGGCAAGGGATGAGACTTTTCTGCTGGCTGGGCGCGACTATCCAAAAGGGCTTCCTGTCGGATCCTTTTTCCCGCTGCAGGAGGTTGATGTCATATCGTTTGATGCGCTGTTTACGACCTATGATGTGGATCCGCTCCCCTCCGTCGTCATCAACACCATAGGACTGCTCCATGATGCCCGCTCCATGCCGGAGCGACGGGTGGAGGAGGTAGTGCCCAAGTGGTTGTGTGACAGCCTGCTGGCCAATGCCTGGCCGACGCTGGCTTTGGCGGCGCGCCTGAGCCGGATGATGAAGGATGATCACCAGATCTGGCTCTGCGCCATCTCGGATCTGGCGGGCTCTATCAGTGCCAACGAGTCGGGGGGGCGTTACAGCTATCGGATGAGCAAGGCGGCGCTCGATATGGGGGTGAAGACCCTCGCACTTGAGTGGGCGGAGCGTTTTGCGCAGGCGGGGGTGATTGCGATTGCGCCCGGCTTGATGGACTCTCCGATGAATGCACCCTTTCTGGCTGAACTGCCAGCAGACCAGCTGCAGGATCCTGCCGAGGTGGCGAGCAAGCTGCTCAACCTGATCGATGGCTTGTCTTTGTCTCAATCGGGTCAGCTACTGGATCTCAATGGTCAGCAACTCCCCTGGTAA
- a CDS encoding response regulator, with protein MNVLICDDSGFARKQLARALPADWKVDLHYAANGLEGIEQVLMGHGDLIFLDLTMPEMDGYGVLETLQREGLRNKVIVVSGDIQPEAYQRVMGLGALDFIKKPAAPETLLALLKQHGFWNAEPGNTAATVAAPTGGVAADAGVKITPEIRDVYQELANVSMGQAADLLARLLNAFVVLPIPNVNVLEVSELHMALSAAADSDTLSAVCQGFIGAGIAGEALILFHDSSFKDLAKLMNHQGTLDRTAELELLMDTANVLIGAFLRGYANQLDTPFSQGHPVVLGQHRPINELINTNKSRWRRTLAIEINYRIQDYAVQCDLLLLFTEDSIATMNNKIMHML; from the coding sequence ATGAATGTATTGATCTGTGATGACTCCGGGTTCGCCCGCAAACAGTTGGCGCGGGCCCTCCCCGCCGACTGGAAAGTCGACTTGCACTATGCAGCCAATGGTCTTGAAGGGATCGAGCAGGTGCTGATGGGCCATGGTGACCTCATCTTTCTCGACCTCACCATGCCGGAAATGGATGGTTATGGCGTGCTGGAGACCCTCCAGCGGGAAGGGCTGCGCAACAAGGTCATCGTCGTCTCCGGCGACATCCAGCCAGAGGCCTATCAACGGGTGATGGGGCTGGGCGCGCTTGATTTCATCAAGAAACCCGCCGCCCCCGAAACCCTGCTTGCCCTGCTCAAACAGCACGGTTTCTGGAACGCTGAGCCAGGCAACACAGCCGCAACGGTTGCGGCGCCAACCGGTGGCGTCGCCGCCGATGCAGGCGTCAAGATCACTCCGGAGATCCGCGACGTCTATCAGGAGCTGGCCAACGTCTCCATGGGCCAGGCCGCCGACCTGCTGGCCCGGCTGCTCAACGCCTTCGTGGTATTGCCGATCCCGAACGTCAACGTGCTGGAAGTATCAGAGTTGCATATGGCCCTCTCTGCCGCAGCCGACTCGGATACCCTCTCCGCCGTCTGTCAGGGCTTTATCGGAGCGGGGATCGCCGGCGAAGCGCTGATCCTGTTCCATGACTCCAGCTTCAAAGATTTGGCCAAGCTGATGAACCATCAGGGAACGCTGGATCGCACTGCCGAGCTGGAGCTGCTGATGGATACCGCCAACGTGCTGATCGGTGCCTTCCTGCGCGGCTACGCCAACCAGCTCGACACCCCTTTCAGTCAGGGCCACCCGGTGGTTCTCGGCCAGCACAGGCCCATCAACGAGCTCATCAACACCAACAAGAGCCGCTGGCGCCGCACGCTCGCCATCGAGATCAACTACCGGATCCAGGATTACGCGGTACAGTGCGATCTGCTGCTGCTGTTTACCGAAGATTCCATCGCCACCATGAACAACAAAATCATGCACATGCTCTAG
- a CDS encoding LysR family transcriptional regulator has translation MKHIEEFYLFVKVVQEGGFSHAAAALGMPTGTISRRISQLEEHLGCSLLHRSTRKLRMTDEGLRYYERLCTPLGEIEQATGEIQGKEADISGIIRIAAPIALSNTILIDMLAEFGLHYPAVQFEISQTNDHQHLFDNDRDLVFFNGELPQSLPNARCLGHIEYGLFASPLYLAKKGTPAHPNQLEEHDLIYCWPHQHWQLTDKEGQLVCIKRGAKLAVNQTQAAVRAARRHLGIVNAPLHYVHSFLQDEQLRPVLPDWQTGNRPFYMLCCQHQFAPLRVKMFAEFVEKYSARYRNRQWDNQFSQGDTLTHCI, from the coding sequence ATGAAGCACATCGAAGAGTTCTACCTGTTCGTCAAGGTGGTGCAAGAGGGAGGTTTCTCCCACGCCGCAGCCGCACTGGGCATGCCAACAGGCACCATCAGTCGACGCATATCCCAGCTTGAAGAGCATCTGGGATGTTCCCTGCTACACCGCTCGACCCGCAAACTTCGAATGACCGACGAGGGGCTGCGCTACTATGAGCGCCTCTGCACCCCACTTGGCGAAATCGAACAGGCCACCGGCGAGATCCAGGGCAAAGAGGCCGACATCTCCGGCATAATCCGGATTGCTGCGCCCATCGCCCTCTCCAATACCATCCTGATCGATATGCTGGCCGAGTTCGGGTTGCACTATCCCGCAGTGCAATTCGAGATCTCCCAGACCAACGATCACCAGCACCTGTTCGATAACGACCGCGATCTGGTTTTCTTCAACGGCGAGCTGCCCCAATCCCTGCCCAATGCGCGCTGTCTTGGCCACATCGAGTACGGACTCTTTGCCTCGCCGCTCTATCTGGCCAAAAAAGGGACGCCAGCTCACCCCAATCAGCTGGAAGAGCACGATCTCATCTACTGCTGGCCTCACCAGCACTGGCAGCTGACCGACAAGGAGGGGCAGCTTGTCTGCATCAAACGGGGGGCCAAGCTGGCGGTTAACCAGACCCAGGCGGCCGTACGTGCCGCCAGACGCCACCTCGGGATCGTCAATGCCCCGCTCCACTACGTGCATAGCTTCTTGCAGGATGAGCAGTTGCGCCCTGTGCTGCCCGACTGGCAAACCGGCAATCGCCCCTTCTACATGCTCTGCTGCCAGCACCAGTTCGCCCCGTTGCGTGTTAAGATGTTTGCTGAATTTGTTGAAAAATATTCCGCGCGCTATCGCAACAGACAGTGGGACAATCAATTTTCACAAGGTGATACCCTCACCCATTGCATCTGA
- a CDS encoding amino acid ABC transporter permease, whose product MTNAKPVRLLGWLCGTLVLSLLLGWSIYSGAQAMGYEWQWPRVLPFLGEWDEGTFYAGPLLNGLLVTLQVALLSLLGTLVVGICVVSLRLLPSRLGPLLAITYLGLVRTTPQLVQLYILYFLLGPMLGLAPLTCAVLSLSLYQGAFTAEVLRAGIKAIPQGQWEAARTLGLSRAITLRKVILPQLVRITLPPLTNELVSLIKHSALVSVIAIFDLTNEGRTLVADTFLTFEVWFTVAALYLLLTLTLSGCARLLARHLDPEQQGRQS is encoded by the coding sequence ATGACTAACGCAAAACCCGTGCGACTGCTTGGCTGGCTCTGTGGCACTCTTGTGCTCTCTCTGCTGCTCGGCTGGAGCATATATAGCGGTGCGCAAGCGATGGGATATGAGTGGCAGTGGCCACGCGTGCTGCCTTTTTTAGGCGAATGGGATGAAGGAACTTTTTATGCCGGCCCCCTGCTAAACGGCTTGCTGGTGACCTTGCAGGTCGCGCTGCTCAGTTTGCTGGGTACGCTGGTGGTCGGGATCTGCGTGGTGAGTCTGCGTCTGCTCCCCTCCCGCCTCGGGCCACTGCTTGCCATCACCTATTTGGGCTTGGTGCGGACCACGCCACAACTGGTACAGCTCTATATTCTCTACTTCCTGCTCGGCCCCATGCTGGGGCTGGCGCCACTGACCTGCGCCGTACTGAGTCTCTCTCTCTATCAGGGCGCCTTCACCGCCGAAGTGCTGCGGGCGGGGATCAAGGCGATCCCCCAAGGCCAGTGGGAGGCGGCGCGTACCCTCGGCCTGTCGCGAGCAATTACCCTGCGCAAGGTGATCCTGCCGCAGCTGGTGCGTATCACACTGCCGCCCCTCACCAACGAGCTGGTATCACTGATCAAACATTCGGCATTGGTCAGCGTCATTGCCATCTTCGATCTGACCAACGAAGGGCGTACTCTGGTGGCCGATACATTTCTGACTTTCGAGGTGTGGTTCACCGTGGCCGCCCTCTATTTGCTGTTAACGCTGACCCTCTCCGGTTGTGCCCGGCTGCTTGCCCGGCATCTGGATCCGGAACAACAAGGACGCCAATCATGA
- a CDS encoding RNA recognition motif domain-containing protein: MKIYVGNLSYRMTADELKTLFSQFGQVDKVDIIIDRDTGQSKGFGFIEMPANADAEKAIAGLHGTEVGGRTVTVNQAKPKTDAPRGRPQQRHR, translated from the coding sequence ATGAAGATTTACGTAGGTAATCTGTCGTACCGCATGACGGCCGACGAACTGAAAACTCTGTTCAGCCAGTTTGGACAGGTCGACAAGGTTGATATCATCATCGACCGCGATACAGGCCAGTCAAAGGGGTTTGGTTTCATTGAAATGCCGGCCAACGCTGACGCTGAAAAGGCGATCGCGGGCCTGCATGGCACTGAAGTTGGTGGGCGCACCGTAACGGTCAACCAGGCCAAACCGAAGACAGATGCCCCCCGTGGCCGCCCTCAGCAGCGCCATCGCTAA
- a CDS encoding transcriptional regulator, giving the protein MDGFAERLQSLIGEGSISAFARKVGLSEALIRKYLKGAEPGLARANQIAMGANCSLEWLATGCGYLYRQAEVVDREALGAAQQLLREQQPEAVLPDEEALVILLAYYQFLRTHKKGDGFLDLALAREFGRHIGEA; this is encoded by the coding sequence ATGGATGGGTTTGCCGAGCGGCTGCAGAGTCTCATCGGAGAGGGGAGCATCAGCGCCTTTGCCCGCAAGGTAGGATTGAGCGAGGCGCTGATCCGCAAATACCTGAAAGGGGCCGAGCCCGGGTTGGCGCGGGCCAACCAGATTGCGATGGGGGCCAACTGTTCGCTCGAATGGCTGGCAACCGGCTGCGGTTATCTCTATCGACAGGCTGAAGTTGTGGATAGAGAGGCGCTCGGGGCGGCGCAGCAACTGCTCCGGGAGCAGCAACCCGAGGCCGTGCTGCCGGATGAGGAGGCGCTGGTGATCCTGCTCGCCTACTACCAGTTTTTGCGCACCCATAAAAAGGGCGACGGGTTTCTCGATCTGGCGCTGGCTCGCGAGTTTGGCCGGCACATCGGAGAAGCTTAG